A window of Daphnia pulicaria isolate SC F1-1A chromosome 4, SC_F0-13Bv2, whole genome shotgun sequence genomic DNA:
AAACTAAcctgttgcagcagcagcctcacTTCCTTCTTCGTTGACGTCGATAAATGATTTGTGGAATATACTGGACACAAAAAGGCCTTTCTCTCCCGATATTCCAGAAAAGTCAGCAGCGTTTGCGTCAAACAAATCAGCTATTCCCATTTTGATTAAAATATCTTTCAGTTTAATATCAGCATCCAGCTTGAATTTTGGGATAGCCACATGAAGTTTAGCACTACGCATTTCTACATTGGAGTCGTCCAGAGAAGCCTCGTGCATTTTCAATTCCAATTCTATTATAGGTACTATCAAGTATATTTCATGTACGAAATACATTTATAGCAAATTAATaattgtaaattttatttgattctccctttttgtatttttggacTGGGATTAAAATGGTAGTTTTAAATTGCttttaaaaacatgttaaaaGTTTGGAACTGTACCCAATTCAGTTTAATTGAATACAGGAAACTGGACatatattcaaattcaaattttaatactATTACCAATGCGCCGAGGCTCCTTGGAGAGTTTCCCGAagggctttttttatttgtaatatATGGTTGtgtagtaaatttttttcgaaaccgcATCTTGGCTGTTGATATTGAATGCACGTTTGTTCAAAACGATTGGATTGATTTAATTGTAAGTTGTTTACTCGTTTGTAATGGAAATCGTCTGGAATCGTTTTGAATCGATATTTGCGGTTACAGTTGGTTGATATTTCGACGTTGAACGTGGTATGCAACTTGGaagctaaaataattttaatgacGCACATATACCGGATTCAATTCTGTGTATTCCATTTCAGAGCATTAccttttcaacattttgtctaaaaaaatctctttaatcttcatttttcatggatATAACATGTTGagttgagggaaaaaaaatttttaagcgTTCTTTTTTCATGAATACAACAAGATCGCTCACCGATGCGACGTCTTTTGCTACcatcgccccccccccccaaccagCGAAGTAACTCTTGGGCGTCGAGAGTCTTCGGATTGAACTGGATATAAGACATGGACGATGGAAAAAATGGTATGAAAAAAACATAGGgaagatatttttaaaatgtaaaccaACCTCGACATCCGTTACTCCAGTCGCTTTCAAACTGAGACGTCCTTCCCGACTTATAACAACAAAGCCTTTCAGTTTGATGGCAGACCCAGCCGGATGGCGACGGACATCGGCGGTAGCAGGACCCCAGAAAGTGATcggaatctaaaaaaaataaaaaataaaaaggaaacggAGACAATTTAGTATCGTAATTGCCAAACACGAcacgaagaaaaattttttttataacctGACTCTGTTGCAAACTAGGATCGACAAGTTGGGCCTCCAGATAGGCAGCGTCTCTTATAGTGCCatcattgttttttatttctttgttttgcaTGGCCCCAACAGATTTTAACACAACCAAAACATCTATAGAGAATGAAATAAGTGAGAATTTCGTTAAAATGTCAGCAAACGTAATATCATGTACTTACTGATCGAGGCTTCGACGTCTACAGTTCCGGAATCCAAATCAGAAAGAGGACGGAAATGGTCAACAGGAGCAACATAATCATTGTCGTCATATCAGATCTCGCCACTTGTCTAGCTATCTCAATTACTCATCAGTTCGCTAGTTAGCGACTTCGAGCAATTATTCAATTGCTGAACAAGTATCTCGACCTGGATCTATTATGGTGACTTCAATGCACTAGTTCATAAGAAAGAGACCTAACGGTCTTCATGCAATACGCATGCCACAGACGCTCCCGATATCGGGCGTCGGTAATATCGAGTAAACGTGGACTCCAGTACTGAATTCCAGTACTCTGCTAGCAAAATAGCCTAGGTTGGGACCCCCAAATGAGCAGCTTTCGATGCGACGCCTCGCATTGAGTGAGCCGAGTCCACACCCGCATCAGATAGAACCACTCTTAATCGAACGCGCTAAAGTTGAGCCGCCTACTGAGTTCCAAGGCGGACGCAGTCCCAACAGAAGCAATTTAGACTTTGATCCCGAACGAAATTGGTCAGAAACTGTTAAATAATCCCTCAATGTCTCCACCGGGCACGCGAGGGAAACGGGCTGCATTTTCTTTAGCGTGATGACCTGCAATGGCGAATTTCGCTAAGTCTTTCTTGGTTTTGACAAGCTAAACTTCGTTTGTCCTTCTTCCGTCACGATTGAATCTCTGTCGATATTGGCCAACTCCAATACTCTGCGCAAAGACGATAGCGCCAGCAGAATGACCAGCTTCTTTGACAGGTCCGGAAAAGATAAGCCACTGTTAGGGCCCAAAGAGATTAAATAGTCCACCACTGTACTAACATCCCAAAAACCTGAATATTTTGGGACTGGCGGTTTCTTTTTATAGGCTTCACTCATCAGCTTAACAATAAGCGGATGCTTGCCAATGTCGTAACCATCAATCTTGCCAAACGTTGAGAACAGCATGGAACGGGCAACATTTATGGTCCTAGATCTCATATTGTTGTTATTTGAATTACACGTTTGTTGTTACGTTAAAACGTGAAACTTGTCAAGTGTTTGGTTCCTAATTGTACTAGTCGGCCCAGTATTAATGCGGAGATTAAGTTCTTACAATTTcccaaaaaacttgaaaaaagaaaagtgtgatTCAAGGAATTAGGCCTTGAAAGCTGTAATTTCCATCCAGAAAGACGCCTACATGTCTGCGAGAAACATTTCGAGGTAACTATTTCTAAATGAAGACTGAGTACAATTTTGTCAATCATGTGTATCTTTAGttagaaaatgatttgaaagattacgacaaatttcaaaatggtaTTGGCTACATGAAACTCAAACCTGATGTAGTACTCATCGCAATATCCCAGAAGGTAAGAAATATTTAATGTTGTAATGAACAAATCACAAGTTTTCTGTAATCTATTTATTGATAGCTATTACTACAGAAGACAAATATCAAACTGGGTCGACCAATATGAATTACAATCCATGTCTGGTGAATCAGACCAAGGAGGTAACACATTGAAATGATTATGCATTAATGAATACAGTCTTAACTGTCATTGAAATTCATTGGTAGAATGACTGTCAGTAGCATGTCCAGTGGATATGGTAGTCTCACTAGCGAATCAAGATTATCTTGCAATTTGGAATGTGAAACTCTGTCAGATCCCATTGATGATGGTATTTCAGTTAGAATGGAATTTCTGTTACACCTTCGATGATTTAACATTTGTAAATAATGCAGGGGCAAGAGAATCAAGTTTAAATAACGAAAATTTTGGACttcaagaaaatagaaatattcCTGACATTTTTTTACATATAGCAACACAGACAGATCGTATGCGACCAGTGCATGGTTTACTATGGAAGAAAGCGACAAAAACGTAATATGCAAGAAAGCCTTTGTAAGAAGCAAAGCAGTGCAACACAATCCAATTGGCTGGGATATGAAAGATGCAGCAAGTAGTCCGTGGAAGGTTAcgccacaaaaagaaaacagtccAATTCCTTAACAAACATCCACGCCACACTCATGGCACGTAACATCTACTCCAATAAGTGAGAAAAGAAAGGCATACAAAATGGAAGGTGGTCGTTTGGATACGTTTCCTTCATATTCTGAAGGGAGGATGAAAAGGAAGTGTACAAGGTCACTGAAATTTCAAGACACTTCGGACACCGAAAATCACCAAAATTTCGTGAAACATCAAGCTCAACTATTGGCAGTGACCTATCCTGGCGAGAAACCAGTACTTCAACCAACGCGTCCATACTTTGTACCTCGGATTTCAAACGGAAAAGTCTCATGCGCGTCCGACAGCTGATTGAAAGTAATCTGAAAACCTATCTAGGCATTGACGGTGACTGGCTTTCTGTTATTTCCCTACtcacttcaaagttcaaaGTAAGAGGTAGTCTAACTTCATTGGATATTGCTTGCCTAGTCATAAGGAAAATTCGCTTGAATGAAACCTTTGCTGTCCTTGGACATGAATTTGGAATTTCTCTTAGTCAAGCATCCAGATATTTCAAATGCTTCTTGCCTTTTTTCGCGAATCACATGAAAGAACTAATTGCTTGGCCAAGTAAGGAAGCAATCCACAGAGCAATGCCTATTGGATTTCGAAAATCATTTAAGAAAGTAATGGCGATTGGCGATTGTTTAGAAATCAGCATCCAAAAGCCAAGTGACGCTTTCGAGCAGGCGTTAACTTGGTCTGATTACAAAAAAGCTAACGCAATCAACTATTATGTAGCTATCTCCCCAAATGGGTTGTTCATGTTCTGTTCTACTGGTTATGGAGGAAGAGGAACTGACGAATTAATTGTCTCTCATTGTGGTTTCTTAAATAAACTGGAAAAAGGTATGCACATCATGGTCGACAGGGGATTcaagaaaatagaaagtaTGGTTTTGGCAAAAGGTTGCGAAATTGTT
This region includes:
- the LOC124337662 gene encoding leukocyte elastase inhibitor A-like, with product MRSRTINVARSMLFSTFGKIDGYDIGKHPLIVKLMSEAYKKKPPVPKYSGFWDWLIFSGPVKEAGHSAGAIVFAQNVLVVLKSVGAMQNKEIKNNDGTIRDAAYLEAQLVDPSLQQSQIPITFWGPATADVRRHPAGSAIKLKGFVVISREGRLSLKATGVTDVEVVPIIELELKMHEASLDDSNVEMRSAKLHVAIPKFKLDADIKLKDILIKMGIADLFDANAADFSGISGEKGLFVSSIFHKSFIDVNEEGSEAAAATGLGYSSFGIPPDPPAPFIADHPFYYFIRDNVTKLILFSGRLAQPPASS